The following are from one region of the Poecilia reticulata strain Guanapo linkage group LG7, Guppy_female_1.0+MT, whole genome shotgun sequence genome:
- the LOC103466999 gene encoding galactose-specific lectin nattectin-like: protein MNSVLLCTLLLCGFGLGVAPLGWGLPDPAPRSAAVYKMCPAGWTRYRGDCYLYDDTELTWIQAELHCISSHGNLATIQNQHQYTFLRSLIFKSAGTHKRTWVGGYDGVEEGTWLWSRGTKFDFTQWGPEEPNDFEGNEDCMEINREGEDYVNDIRCDRENSFICVRRP from the exons ATGAACTCGGTTCTACTATGCACTTTGCTCCTTTGTGGATTTGGGCTTGGAGTCGCT CCACTTGGATGGGGTCTACCGGACCCAGCTCCACGTTCAG CGGCTGTCTATAAAATGTGCCCTGCTGGTTGGACTCGATATCGAGGCGATTGTTACCTTTATGATGACACTGAACTGACTTGGATTCAAGCTGAG CTCCACTGCATTTCAAGCCATGGAAATTTGGCCACCATCCAAAACCAACATCAGTACACTTTTCTCAGGAGTCTCATCTTTAAATCAGCAGGAACACATAAGAGAACTTGGGTTGGAGGCTACGATGGTGTTGAG GAAGGCACTTGGCTTTGGAGCAGAGGTACAAAGTTTGACTTTACCCAATGGGGCCCTGAAGAGCCCAACGACTTTGAGGGAAATGAGGACTGCATGGAGATAAACCGCGAAG GAGAAGATTACGTCAATGATATTCGCTGCGACCGTGAGAATTCCTTTATTTGTGTCCGACGCCCATAA
- the LOC103467075 gene encoding voltage-gated potassium channel subunit beta-2-like translates to MSSIVQNPCVGRAPAARMPKSVTRESSGTSRSSSISSDSSGSGGNIRSLLSMSESVHANLSSFFPEQALEKEETRQRSHQLEEIKRLKEVHAAAQLKNLEDFLKINRISLRDSLAHTTGMIYRNLGKSGLRVSCVGLGTWVTFGGQITDDVAEEMTTLAYESGINLFDTSEVYNCGRYAEMERGLSRKHIIEGLRASLDRLQLEYVDVVFANRPDPYTPIEETVRAMTYVINRGMALYWGTSRWNSMEIMEAYSVARQFNQIPPICEQAEYHMFQREKVEVQLPQLYHKIGIGAMTWSPLACGIISGKYRSGIPPSARASLKGYEWIKDKIMSEEGHREQLKLRELETFAQRLQCTLPQLAIAWCLRNDKVNSVLLGASRPAQLVENIRAIQVLPKITMSIAAEIDCILKNKPHCKKGSRFSKEH, encoded by the exons ATGAGCAGCATCGTTCAGAACCCCTGCGTTGGTCGGGCGCCAGCTGCTAGG ATGCCCAAATCTGTGACTCGTGAAAGCAGTGGAACCTccagaagcagcagcatcagcagtgACAGCAGCGGCTCTGGAGGGAACATCCGTTCTCTCCTGTCCATGAGCGAGAGCGTGCACGCTAATCTGAGCAGCTTCTTTCCAGAGCAAGCACTGGAGAAGGAAGAAACCCGTCAGCGGAGTCATCAGCTGGAAGAGATAAAACGCCTGAAAGAGGTCCATGCCGCTGCTCAGCTCAAAAACCTAGAGGATTTTCTGAAGATTAACCGAATCTCTCTCAGAGACAGTTTGGCACATACCACAGGGATGatttacag AAATTTGGGAAAATCAGGACTGAGGGTGTCCTGTGTTGGATTAg GTACATGGGTTACTTTTGGAGGCCAGATCACAGATGAT GTGGCAGAGGAAATGACAACTTTGGCATATGAGAGTGGAATCAATCTGTTCGACACATCTGAAGTGTACAACTGTGGAAGGTA tgCAGAAATGGAAAGAGGACTTTCTAGAAAACATATAATTGAAG GTTTAAGAGCATCACTGGACAGRCTTCAGCTAGAGTACGTGGACGTTGTGTTTGCAAATCGACCAGATCCATACACACCTATAGAAG agaCRGTAAGGGCAATGACGTATGTAATCAACAGGGGGATGGCTCTGTATTGGGGAACATCACGATGGAACTCCATGGAGATTATG GAGGCGTATTCTGTAGCACGACAGTTCAACCAGATCCCACCCATTTGTGAACAGGCAGAATACCACATGTTCCAAAGGGAAAAGGTGGAAGTGCAGCTCCCACAGCTTTACCACAAAATAG GCATTGGAGCTATGACTTGGTCTCCACTGGCATGTGGAATCATCTCAGGAAAATATCGAAGTGGAATACCGCCTTCTGCACGGGCTTCACTTAAG GGATATGAATGGATAAAAGACAAGATAATGAGTGAGGAGGGTCACCGAGAGCAGCTCAAGCTGCGGGAACTAGAAACCTTCGCACAACGACTACAGTGTACCTTGCCACAACTTGCTATTG CGTGGTGCCTGAGAAATGACAAGGTGAACTCTGTGCTGCTGGGGGCTTCCAGACCCGCTCAGCTGGTGGAGAACATCAGAGCCATCCAG GTTCTTCCAAAGATAACAATGTCCATTGCAGCTGAGATTGATTGCATCTTGAAAAACAAGCCCCACTGTAAAAAGGGTTCCAGATTTTCAAAGGAGCACTGA